One part of the Pieris napi chromosome 4, ilPieNapi1.2, whole genome shotgun sequence genome encodes these proteins:
- the LOC125048982 gene encoding sodium/hydrogen exchanger 8, with amino-acid sequence MKPFNNMKMSGLSGKVMCVICTLSVIFIITNAHEIIHINKISVASDNPVVDYVDDNIDLVRTKRDVVQNVSSSSEPPITSSTTNNTINVSSESPNIIYEVGPSNSSILSVVQVNVSSSASPNASSSSSDVAALPGKSSAEDEHNSSMAIFFVLCILALGILLIHLMLQTGFTYLPESVVIVFLGALIGMIINLMSIRNIANWRKEEAFSPTAFFLVLLPPIIFESGYNLHKGNFFQNIVSILLFAIVGTAISAFVIGAGIYLLGLAQVVYKLSFVESFAFGSLISAVDPVATVAIFHALDVDPVLNMLVFGESILNDAVAIVLTTAVLDSNDPVMSTTDAILSAINRFWLMFFASAGIGVLFALISALLLKHVDLRKNPSLEFGMMLVFTYAPYVLAEGINLSGIMAILFCGIVMSHYTHFNLSTVTQVTMQQTMRTLAFIAETCVFAYLGLAIFSFRHRVEPALVVWSIILSLIGRAANIFPLALLCNKFREHKITKKMMFIMWFSGLRGAISYALSLHLNFSDETRHVIITTTLIIVLFTTLFFGGSTMPLLKFLRANKKTKRPRSLRKPKEVSLSKTKEWGQAIDSEHLSEITEEELEVNYSHATRMKGFVRLDLKYLTPFFTRRFTHQELKDCKSQMTDLTNQWYQAIRISNDHDTDEEELQQNSLNNSQSSLQRVI; translated from the exons ATGAAACCCTTTAATAACATGAAAATGAGTGGGCTGTCAGGAAAAGTTATGTGTGTTATATgtacattaagtgtaatatttattattaccaatGCTCATGagattattcatataaataaaatatctgttgCAAGTGATAATCCAGTGGTTGACTATGTGGATGATAATATAGATTTAGTAAGAACTAAGCGTGATGTGGTACAAAATGTCTCGAGTTCCAGTGAGCCTCCAATAACGTCGTCTACTACTAATAACACTATCAATGTCTCATCAGAGAGTcccaatataatatatgaggTTGGGCCATCTAATTCTTCAATACTGTCAGTTGTCCAAGTAAATGTGTCTTCATCAGCTTCACCCAATGCTTCATCAAGTTCTTCAGACGTAGCTGCTCTCCCTGGGAAAAGCTCAGCAGAAGATGAACATAACAGCTCTATGGCAATTTTCTTTGTACTATGTATTTTGGCTCTTGGTATATTATTGATACACCTTATGCTTCAAACAGGTTTTACTTATTTGCCTGAAAGTGTGGTGATAGTATTTTTAGGTGCTTTAATAGGgatgattattaatttaatgtctATTAGAAACATAGCAAATTGGAGAAAAGAGGAGGCATTTTCACCAACTGCtttctttttagttttgttgCCTCCTATTATATTTGAATCTGGCTACAATCTTCATAAGGGCAATTTTTTCCAAAACATTGtatcaattttattgtttgccATTGTGGGCACAGCTATATCAGCATTTGTAATTGGGGCTGGAATTTACTTGTTGGGATTAGCTCAAGTTGTTTATAAGTTGAGTTTTGTAGAATCTTTTGCGTTTGGATCTCTCATATCTGCTGTTGATCCAGTGGCAACTGTCGCTATATTCCATGCTCTGGATGTGGACCCAGTTTTGAACATGTTGGTATTTGGTGAGAGTATATTGAATGATGCAGTTGCTATAGTACTGACAACAGCTGTCCTTGACTCAAATGATCCTGTCATGTCCACGACAGATGCCATATTGTCTGCTATCAACCGGTTTTGGTTGATGTTCTTTGCATCAGCAGGAATTGGGGTTCTATTTGCCCTAATTAGTGCACTTTTGTTAAAACATGTTGATTTACGGAAAAACCCATCCCTTGAATTTGGAATGATGCTAGTCTTTACCTATGCTCCATATGTTTTAGCTGAAGGAATAAATCTATCCG GCATTATGGCGATATTGTTCTGTGGTATTGTTATGTCTCACTACACACATTTCAATCTTTCCACTGTTACTCAAGTGACTATGCAGCAAACAATGAGAACTCTTGCATTTATTGCTGAAACCTGTGTGTTTGCTTACCTTGGACTTGCTATATTTAG TTTTCGACATCGTGTAGAACCAGCTTTAGTAGTGTGGAGTATTATTCTAAGTTTGATTGGTCGAGCCGCCAATATTTTTCCACTTGCCTTACTGTGCAATAAATTCCGCGAAcacaaaataactaaaaaaatgatgTTTATAATGTGGTTTAGTG GTCTGCGTGGCGCCATCTCGTATGCGTTATCTCTTCATCTTAATTTCTCCGATGAGACGCGCCATGTTATAATTACGACTACCCTTATAATCGTGTTATTTACAACTCTGTTCTTCGGTGGTTCAACTATGCCGCTACTTAAATTTTTGAGg GCTAACAAGAAAACCAAACGGCCTCGTTCATTACGTAAACCCAAAGAAGTAAGTCTGTCGAAAACCAAAGAATGGGGTCAGGCTATTGACTCGGAACATTTGTCTGAAATCACCGAAGAAGAGCTGGAG GTGAATTATTCCCATGCGACCAGAATGAAAGGTTTCGTGCGCCTCGACTTGAAGTACCTAACACCATTTTTTACTCGACGATTTACACATCAG GAATTGAAAGATTGCAAAAGTCAAATGACAGATCTGACAAACCAATGGTACCAGGCGATTAGGATTTCCAATGACCATGACACAGATGAAGAAGAGCTACAGCAGAATTCTTTAAATAACTCACAGTCAAGCTTACAAAGAGTCATTTAg
- the LOC125048984 gene encoding probable prefoldin subunit 4, which produces MASGKGTYQPDSDVHISFEDQQKINKFARLNAKADDIKDELKVKQNDIKNLEEAVEELALTDDSEKIPFLVGEVFICQSLEDTLKSLEDMKCKKQNEIVDLELRCEELKSQMSELKAHLYGKFGSHINLENEED; this is translated from the exons atggcCAGTGGAAAAGGAACCTATCAACCG GATTCCGACGTGCACATTTCATTTGAAGatcaacaaaaaattaacaaattcgCTCGCCTTAATGCCAAAGCTGATGATATTAAAGATGAACTGAAAGTTAAgcaaaatgatattaaaaatttagagGAAGCTGTTGAGGAATTGGCTCTGACTGATGATTCAGAAAAAATTCCTTTCTTAGTTGGAGAAGTTTTTATTTGCCAAAGTCTGGAAGATACACTG aaATCATTGGAGGATATGAAATGTAAAAAGCAAAATGAAATAGTTGATTTAGAGCTGAGATGCGAAGAgttaaaatctcaaatgagTGAGCTCAAAGCACATTTATATGGGAAATTTGGAAGCCACATTAACTTAGAAAATGAAGAAGATTAA